The following coding sequences lie in one Phalacrocorax carbo chromosome 3, bPhaCar2.1, whole genome shotgun sequence genomic window:
- the LBH gene encoding protein LBH, which translates to MSVLCPLPCPDYLRSAEMTEVMMNTPTMDEIGLSPRKDGLSYQIFPDPSDFDRYCKLKDRLPSIVVEPTEGDVESGELRWPPEEFLVQEEEEEEEEENCEDAKKDNKEQ; encoded by the exons ATGTCTGTGCTGTGTCCCCTGCCCTG CCCTGATTATCTGAGATCAGCTGAAATGACTGAAGTGATGATGAACACCCCAACTATGGATGAGATTGGGCTAAGCCCCCGCAAGGATGGCCTGTCGTATCAG ATATTCCCTGATCCCTCGGACTTCGACCGTTACTGTAAGCTGAAGGACCGCCTGCCTTCAATCGTGGTGGAGCCGACGGAGGGCGATGTGGAGAGTGGTGAGCTGAGATGGCCACCCGAAGAATTCCTcgtgcaggaggaggaggaggaagaggaggaagaaaactgtgAAGATGCAAAGAAGGACAACAAGGAGCAATAA